One genomic segment of Ictidomys tridecemlineatus isolate mIctTri1 chromosome Y, mIctTri1.hap1, whole genome shotgun sequence includes these proteins:
- the LOC110599149 gene encoding LOW QUALITY PROTEIN: uncharacterized protein LOC110599149 (The sequence of the model RefSeq protein was modified relative to this genomic sequence to represent the inferred CDS: deleted 1 base in 1 codon) has product MLEVLRNLASIENKLDENNIEDEIKNSESILRHITSHFGHKCYNHEECEEKPREFKHYGQSLVSLKNVHTQMLIQTGEGPYESTVCAYVFSYSSDIQRHEDTHTGLQRYEYQQCGEASSSSTRVQRHMRTHSGGKPFQCEVCGKAFHFPSLFRRHKRTHYGEKFYECKQDRETFILHTSLQRQKITHMGNACFKCKVCGKDFAYPSLFRRHQRTHTGEKPYECKWCRKAFSTSSYLQIHGRIHTGEKPYECKQCGKAFSTSSYLQIHGRTHTGEKPYECKQCGKVFANVSGLYQHEKIHTRDKYYECRLYGKAFASSSDLQRHRRTHTGEKSYKCKQCGKVFANSSELQRHEKTHPGEKPYECKQCGKAFATSGILHSHEKTHTGAKPYECKQCGKAFTKSTCLQIHGRIHTGEKPYECKQCGKAFTCFSGLHSHKKIHTGEKPYACKQCGKAFPRSYSLHRHERTHTGEKPYECKQCGKAFTRSSELHSHEKTHTGEKPYECKQCGKAFVRSRFLQIHGRKHTGEKPYECKQCGKAFSSFSGLHSHKTIHTGVKPYACKQCGKAFSRSSGLYLHKRIHTGERPYACEQCGKAFATSSGLHRHRRTHTGEKPYECKQCGNFFASSSYLPKLEKSHTGENSYECEQCGKAFASSSDLQRHGRTHIGEKLYGCKLCVKAFVTSAQLHLHEGSHSAEKSYS; this is encoded by the exons atgctagaagtcctcagaaacctggcttctatag aaaacaaattggATGAAAATAATATTGAAGATGAGATCAAAAATTCTGAGAGCATTCTAAG GCACATCACATCTCACTTTGGACACAAATGCTACAACCACGAGGAATGTGAAGAGAAGCCACGTGAATTTAAACACTATGGGCAATCCCTGGTTTCTCTAAAAAATGTTCACACACAAATGTTAATACAAACTGGAGAGGGACCTTATGAAAGTACAGTATGCGCGTACGTCTTCAGTTATTCTAGTGACATTCAAAGACATGAAGATACTCATACTGGGTTGCAACGCTATGAATATCAACAATGTGGTGAAGCCTCATCTTCTTCCACACGTGTTCAAAGACACATGAGAACACACAGTGGAGGTAAACCTTTTCAAtgtgaggtatgtgggaaagcctttcatttcccttctttatttagaagacataAAAGAACTCATTATGGAGAGAAattctatgaatgtaaacaagatCGTGAAACCTTTATTTTACACACAAGTCTTCAAAGGCAGAAGATCACACACATGGGGAATGCATGCTTCAAAtgtaaggtatgtgggaaagactttgctTACCCCAGTTTATTTAGAAGACATCagagaacacatactggagagaagccctatgaatgtaagtgGTGTAGAAAAGCCTTTTCTACATCCagttaccttcagattcatggaagaatacatactggagagaagccctacgaatgtaagcagtgtggaaaagccttttctaCATCCAGTTACCTTCAaatacatggaagaacacatactggagagaagccctatgaatgtaagcagtgtggaaaagtcTTCGCTAATGTTTCTGGCCTTTACCAACATGAAAAAATTCATACTAGAGACAAGTACTATGAGTGTAGGCTTtatggcaaagcctttgctagttcTAGTGACCTTCAAAGGCAtagaagaacacatactggagagaagtcctataaatgtaagcagtgtggaaaagttTTTGCAAATTCCAGTGAacttcagagacatgaaaaaactcatcctggagaaaagccctatgaatgtaagcagtgtggcaaagcctttgctacatccggtatccttcactcacatgaaaaaactcatactggagcaaagccctatgaatgtaagcagtgtggcaaagcctttactaAATCCACTtgtcttcagattcatggaagaattcatactggagagaagccctatgaatgtaagcagtgtggaaaggCCTTCACTTGTTTCTCTGGCCTTCACtcacataaaaaaattcatactggagagaagccttatgcatgcaagcagtgtggcaaagcctttccTAGGTCTTATAgccttcacagacatgaaagaacacatactggggagaagccctatgaatgtaagcagtgtggcaaagcctttactaGATCCAGTGAGcttcactcacatgaaaaaactcatactggagaaaagccctatgaatgtaagcagtgtgggaaagcctttgttAGATCCCGtttccttcagattcatggaagaaagcatactggagagaagccctatgagtgtaagcagtgtggaaaagccttcagtAGTTTCTCTGGCCTTCACTCACATAAAACAATTCATACTGGGGTGAAGCCTtatgcatgtaagcagtgtggcaaagccttcagtCGTTCCTCTGGCCTTTACTTACATAaaagaatccatactggagagaggccttatgcatgtgagcagtgtggcaaagcctttgctacatccagtGGGCTTCACAGACATAGAAGAACACATAcg ggggagaagccctatgaatgtaagcagtgtggcaattTCTTTGCTAGTTCCAGTTACCTTCCCAAACTTGAAAAATCTCATACTGGAGAAAATTCCTATGAATGTGAacaatgtggcaaagcctttgctagttcCAGTGACCTTCAAAGACATGGGAGAACACATATTGGAGAGAAGCTCTATGGTTGTAAACTCTGTGTAAAAGCCTTTGTTACATCTGCTCAGCTTCACTTACATGAAGGATCCCATAGTGCAGAGAAATCGTACTCATGA